In one Gossypium hirsutum isolate 1008001.06 chromosome D09, Gossypium_hirsutum_v2.1, whole genome shotgun sequence genomic region, the following are encoded:
- the LOC107890616 gene encoding zinc finger protein 11 has protein sequence MAAELDLLSLTQLQKLAQSQQNHNHHQLDTNLATVGSLMWYPKGQSHEVDDDSWEVRAFAEDTGNVMGTTWPPRSYSCSFCRREFRSAQALGGHMNVHHRDRARLHQAHPAAAAGGNGALNNPTSPSSPSTTSSSTLLIPTQEFVTNGGLCLLYQLHNPSDGVLTSSPPMDAWPIDSSSTLLSVSPYPSYNLMAVTAATQSPINFPATPPVLNSSSSSSSSSSSSFCYSTKAVHSRTRGDNNNLNEGLNISNKEIPLEELDLELRLGHKRPTTS, from the coding sequence ATGGCTGCTGAGCTTGACCTTCTCTCATTGACccaacttcaaaagttagccCAATCTCAACAAAACCACAACCATCATCAGCTCGATACTAACTTAGCTACCGTTGGTTCCTTGATGTGGTACCCAAAGGGACAGTCTCATGAAGTAGACGATGATTCATGGGAGGTTAGGGCCTTTGCCGAGGACACAGGTAATGTAATGGGCACAACTTGGCCACCGAGGTCTTATTCTTGCAGCTTTTGTAGAAGGGAATTCCGTTCAGCTCAAGCCCTCGGGGGTCATATGAATGTGCACCACCGTGACAGGGCTCGGCTTCACCAAGCACACCCTGCTGCTGCTGCTGGTGGTAATGGTGCATTAAACAACCCAACCTCACCATCTTCTCCATCCACAACTTCCTCATCCACTCTCTTAATACCCACACAAGAATTCGTCACAAATGGTGGTTTGTGCCTTCTCTACCAATTACACAACCCTAGTGATGGGGTTCTCACTTCTTCTCCACCCATGGATGCATGGCCCATCGATTCATCTTCTACCCTTCTCTCCGTTTCACCATATCCCTCTTACAACTTGATGGCGGTGACGGCAGCAACGCAGTCACCCATAAATTTTCCGGCAACTCCTCCGGTGTTAAatagttcttcttcttcttcttcttcttcttcttcttctttttgttacTCAACCAAAGCAGTACATTCAAGGACGCggggtgataataataatctCAACGAGGGATTGAATATCAGCAACAAGGAAATACCCCTTGAAGAGCTTGATCTTGAGCTTCGACTAGGGCATAAACGTCCAACAACATCTTGA